In Flavobacterium hankyongi, the genomic window TTTCTCTTAGTAGTACATCTTCAATATTAACCCTGTTAAAAAACATAACACAATCTATATCTCACTAAGTTAGTGATTTACAGATTGTGTTACAATAAAATTACTGTATTTAACAGTTGTATGTTATCTTAAACTGGCTCCTAATTCGGTTTCAAAAGTTTGAGTTAATTTACTCATCACTTTATCGATTTGAGAATCAGTCAACGTTTTTGAACTGTCTTGTAATGTGAAACTTACAGCGTATGATTTTTTACCTTCTGGAAGATTTTTACCTTGGTAAACATCAAATAAATTGATGCATTTAAGTAAATTCTTTTCTGTTTTATAAGCTAGATCATAAATCTTAGCAAATTCTACTGAATTATCAATTAAAAGAGCTAAGTCACGACGAACTTCTGGATATTTCGAAATCTCGCTATATTTTACATTATTCGTCACATGCTTTAATACTGAAGACCAATTAAAATCAGCAAAGAAAACTTCTTGTTTTATATCAAAATGTTTTAAAACCGATTTTTTTATTGTTCCAAATTCAACCAAAGTTGATGTTCCAACTTCAAGAACAATTCCTTCAGCAAATACATCTGTTTTGAGAGGTGTAGCAACTATGTTTTTAATTCCTAATCTTTCCAAAATACCTAATACATAACTTTTAAATAAAAAGAAATCTGTAGGTTTTTGCGGATTAGTCCAACTTTCTTCACCTCTGTTTCCAGTCAAAGTCAATGTTAAGTGTGAATTTTCTTGGTAACCAGAAAGTAATTTGTGATAGGTTTTTCCGAATTCAAATAATTTTAAATCGGAATTTCTTCTATTGATATTAAATGATACTGCTTCTAAAGCCGAGAATAATAATGATTGCCTCATTGCTGATAAATCACTACTCAACGGATTTAACATCAATACATTATTATTTTCATTAATGTTGTCGCTTAGTTTTGAATAGTTAGGAGTAGTTAATGAATTGGCCATCATTTCATTAAATCCATTGCCAACTAATATTCCAGCAACAATATTTTGAATTTTATAATCTTCAGTTCTTGAAGAGTGTGAGGTTGAAGCATTTAATTTTTGAGTAAAATTGATATTGTTGTATCCATATACTCTTAAAATTTCTTCTATAACATCTATTTCTCTTGTAACATCAACTCTGTAAGCAGGAACAATTAATCCTAAACCAACTTTTGAGATACTATTTACTTTAATATCTAATGATACTAATATTTTTTTAATTACATCGTCTGGAATTACTTGGCCAATAAGTTTGTTTACTTTTTCAAGATTTAATAAAACTTGATGATCTTCAACTTTTTTAGGATAAATATCAATAAGATCTGAAGTCATTTCACCACCAGCAACTTCTTTAATTAAAATTGCTGCACGTTTTAAAGCATATTCAGTAATATTAGGATCAATTCCTCTTTCAAATCTAAATGATGCATCTGTATTTATTGCATGTCTTTTTGCTGTTTTACGAACCGAAACAGGATTAAAATAAGCACTTTCTAAAAATATAGAAGTAGTTTCATTTGTAACTCCAGAATTTTTTCCTCCTAAAACACCTGCAATACATAATGGTCCTTTTTCATCATTAATCATAATATCATCAGAACTTAATGTTCTTTCAACATCATCAAGAGTAATAAATTTAGTTCCTTGCTCAGCGTTTTTTACAATTATCTTACCATTAATTTTTGAAGCATCAAAAGCATGCAATGGCTGTCCTAATTCATGTAAAACATAATTAGTTACATCGACAACATTATTCTTTGGTGTAATACCAATAGCTTTTAAACGATTTTGTAACCAAGCTGGAGAAGCTCCAACTTTGATATCAGAAATTGTTACTCCGCAATATCTAGGTACTAATTTACTATCATCAACATTTACATCAATTTTCAAAGTTCTTTTTTCTACTTTGTAAGATGTAACAGAAGGAGTTATTAATTCAATGTGTTCGCCATTTTGAAGCATTCCTGCACGTAAATCACGAGCAACACCCCAATGACTCATTGCATCAGCACGATTTGGAGTTAGTCCAATCTCGAAAACTTCGTCATTTTCAATATTAAAAACTTTTGAAGCAGGAGTTCCAGGAGTTATGTTTTCGTCAAGAATCATGATTCCATCATGACTTTCGCCTAAACCTAATTCATCTTCAGCACAAATCATTCCGTGACTTTCTTCGCCACGAATTTTCCCTTTCTTTATTTCGAGCTCTTTACCTTCTTTGTCATAAAGTTTTGTACCAATTGTAGCAACTGGAACTTTTTGTCCAACAGCAACATTATTCGCTCCACAAACAATTTGAACTGGAGTTTCTCCTCCTAAATCTACAGTTGTTATTTTAAGTTTATCAGCATTAGGATGTTGTACACAAGTAAGGACATGACCTACAACTACACCCTCTAAACCGCCTTTAATTGATTGAAATTTTTCTATTCCTTCCACTTCTAACCCAAGGTCAGTAAGCATTGCTCCAGTTTTTTCAGAGTCCCAATCAGTCTTTATAAATTGTTTTAACCAGTTATATGAAATTTTCATAAAATATTTTTAAAGAACGCAAAGATAGCAAGAAGTTACTCCTTCGGCAAGCTCAGGATAAAAAAGTTATTGTTGGATTATGGAAGTTTTTTATTCTATATTTGTTTCACCAAATTATTAAAATTAAAGAAACAAGTTAATATGAAATTATTAGAAGGAAAAACAGCAATTATTACTGGTGCAAGTCGTGGTATTGGTAGAGGAATTGCTGTTGTATTTGCGCAACAAGGTGCAAATGTAGCTTTTACGTATAGTTCGTCTGCATCTGCAGCTCAAGAGTTAGAAAATGAATTAAGTGCTTTGGGAGTAAAAGCAAAAGGTTATCAATCGAATGCAGCTGATTTTAATGAAGCTCAAAAATTGGTTGATGATGTTATTGCAACTTTTGGAACAGTTGATATTTTAATAAATAATGCAGGTATTACTAAGGATAACTTATTAATGCGTATTTCTGAAGAAGATTTTGATCAAGTAATCAATGTAAATCTTAAGTCAGTATTTAATATGACCAAAGCGGTTCAAAAAATAATGCTTAAAAACCGTGCAGGTTCAATCATAAATATGAGTTCTGTAGTTGGTGTTAAAGGGAATGCTGGACAAACTAATTACGCAGCTTCTAAGGCTGGAGTTATTGGTTTCACAAAATCTGTAGCTTTAGAATTAGGTTCAAGAAATATCCGTTGTAATGCTATTGCTCCTGGATTTATTGAAACTGAGATGACTGCAAAATTAAATGATGATGTTGTTCAAGGTTGGAGAGATTCTATTCCTTTAAAAAGAGGAGGAACTCCAGAAGATGTTGCAAATGCTTGTGTTTTCCTTGCTTCAGATATGAGTGCTTATGTTACTGGTCAAGTGATGAATGTTGATGGAGGTATGTTGACATAATTTTGAATTGTAAATTTTGAATTATGAATAAAATGATTCAAAAACATTTTAAATTTAAAATTCATTCTTCAAAATAAATTATATGACGATAAATACGATTTTACTCTTACTTTTAGCTTTAATAGTATCAGCTGGAATTGCATTTTATCAATATTTATACAAAGCCAATTACAAATCGCGTTTGCATTTGTTTTTGGCTTTTTTACGTTTTGCGTCAATTTTCTTGGTTTTGTTGTTATTAATTAACCCAATTATTTCAAGAAAAACTTACGAAACCCAAAAAACTCCTTTACCAATTGTTGTAGATAATTCAGAATCTATTTCTTTCCTGAGTCAAGATAAAAAAGCCAAGGAAATAGCTGACTTATTAAACTCTAATTCTAAATTACAAGACAAATATCAGGTTCAATTATTTTCGTTTGACGAAGAATTTAACTCTGATAAGCCATTTGATTTTAAAGGTAAGCAATCGAATATT contains:
- the fabG gene encoding 3-oxoacyl-[acyl-carrier-protein] reductase; translation: MKLLEGKTAIITGASRGIGRGIAVVFAQQGANVAFTYSSSASAAQELENELSALGVKAKGYQSNAADFNEAQKLVDDVIATFGTVDILINNAGITKDNLLMRISEEDFDQVINVNLKSVFNMTKAVQKIMLKNRAGSIINMSSVVGVKGNAGQTNYAASKAGVIGFTKSVALELGSRNIRCNAIAPGFIETEMTAKLNDDVVQGWRDSIPLKRGGTPEDVANACVFLASDMSAYVTGQVMNVDGGMLT
- the pheT gene encoding phenylalanine--tRNA ligase subunit beta, producing the protein MKISYNWLKQFIKTDWDSEKTGAMLTDLGLEVEGIEKFQSIKGGLEGVVVGHVLTCVQHPNADKLKITTVDLGGETPVQIVCGANNVAVGQKVPVATIGTKLYDKEGKELEIKKGKIRGEESHGMICAEDELGLGESHDGIMILDENITPGTPASKVFNIENDEVFEIGLTPNRADAMSHWGVARDLRAGMLQNGEHIELITPSVTSYKVEKRTLKIDVNVDDSKLVPRYCGVTISDIKVGASPAWLQNRLKAIGITPKNNVVDVTNYVLHELGQPLHAFDASKINGKIIVKNAEQGTKFITLDDVERTLSSDDIMINDEKGPLCIAGVLGGKNSGVTNETTSIFLESAYFNPVSVRKTAKRHAINTDASFRFERGIDPNITEYALKRAAILIKEVAGGEMTSDLIDIYPKKVEDHQVLLNLEKVNKLIGQVIPDDVIKKILVSLDIKVNSISKVGLGLIVPAYRVDVTREIDVIEEILRVYGYNNINFTQKLNASTSHSSRTEDYKIQNIVAGILVGNGFNEMMANSLTTPNYSKLSDNINENNNVLMLNPLSSDLSAMRQSLLFSALEAVSFNINRRNSDLKLFEFGKTYHKLLSGYQENSHLTLTLTGNRGEESWTNPQKPTDFFLFKSYVLGILERLGIKNIVATPLKTDVFAEGIVLEVGTSTLVEFGTIKKSVLKHFDIKQEVFFADFNWSSVLKHVTNNVKYSEISKYPEVRRDLALLIDNSVEFAKIYDLAYKTEKNLLKCINLFDVYQGKNLPEGKKSYAVSFTLQDSSKTLTDSQIDKVMSKLTQTFETELGASLR